One Ignavibacteria bacterium genomic window, AAAGATTAGCAAAAGGAGAAATCCCTGCTTGCGCAGAGAACTGTCCGAATGAAGCAATAGTTTTTGGAAAGAGAAGCGACTTAATTCATGAGGCGAATAACAGAATATATTCCGAACCTGACGCATATGTAAAACATATTTACGGCGAACATGAAGTCGGTGGAACCGGAGTTCTCTACTTATCTTCTGTGTCTTTTGAGAATTTTAAGTTCAGAACTGACCTTGGCGAAGAAGCATATCCGGAATTTACTAAAGAATTCTTATATGGAGTTCCGGTTATCCTAACTCTCTTCCCAGCATTTCTGCTTGCATTAAGCAACTCAACTAAACGGGAAAAAACATTTACTGAAGGCGAGGGCGGAAATGGACACTAATAAAAAATCTTTGTCGTTTATGATTTCAGAATTAAAAAGATTTTTCAAATTCTTTTTTTCAGAACTAAAACCGAAAGGAAAAGTGTTCACGCCTTTTAATATAATTACTGGAATTATAATGTTAACCGGTGCCGTATTGCTTGTGATACGATTTGCTTTTGGATTAGGAACAATAACAAACTTATCTCAGGAATATCCTTGGGGATTATGGATAGGTTTTGATGTTATTACTGGAGTTGCTTTTGCCGGCGGTGCTTACGTTTTGACTTTTATCGTTTACATAATGAGAGATGAAAAATATCATCCAATAATCCGTGTGACTGTATTAAATGGATTTTTAGCTTATGTGTTTTATGCTGGCGCACTCCTTCTGGATCTTGGAAGACCATGGAATGTTATTAATCCAATCATAGGAAATTCATTTGGCGTCAGTTCAGTTTTGTTTCTTGTTGCGTGGCACTTTTTACTTTATATGCTCGCTGAGTTTATTGAATTCTCTCCTGCTGCTGCTGAGTGGCTAGGATGGAAAAAAACAAGAAAAGTTTTGGCAGGATTAACTCTCGGCGCTGTAATTTTTGGAATAACTTTATCAACGCTCCATCAATCAGGACTTGGTGCGCTCTACCTGATGGCAAAAGCGAAAATACATCCGCTGTGGTATACTGAATTTATTCCCATACTATTTTTAGTATCAAGTGTTTTTGCCGGTTTGTCAATGGTCATATTCGAAGGATCGATAAGCCATAAAGTTTTTAAACATAGAATAAGCGAGGAGATTCATAGATCACATAATGATATTGTTATCGGTTTGGCAAAAATCTGCGCTGGCGCGATGTTCGTTTACATTTTTTTGAAAGCGCTGGTCTTTGTACACGGGCAACATTGGACATATCTTAATTCAGGATGGGGATTATGGTATTTAGTTGAAATGATTGTCTTTGTTGCTATTCCATGTTTTATTTTTATAGAAGGATATCAAAGTAAAAAAATCAATCTTATAAAATTTGGTGCCGTTCTTACACTTATTGGAATAATACTCAATCGGCTGAATGTTTCTGTAATTGCCTTCAAATGGTATGAAGCAGTAAGATACTATCCGACATGGGGAGAGATAGTTGTAACTCTTGCAGTAATCAGCGCAGAAATTTGGGTCTTTAGATGGATCGTTAATCGTATGCCGATACTCAGCGATATGCCTGATTGGGCAAAACGTCAGGATCAAATCGGTGAACTCGAATCAGTAACTCAAAAATCGGAGTCGTTAAAATGGAAAGCTTCTATTACATAGATATTTTTGAAACAAAAGGAATTGAATACTTACTTGTAATTGGATATTTGATAGTTCTGGTATTTTTCTGGCGCTTGCTCACCAAACCCGAACCGATGATTCAGCGTGCTGAGATTTTCCACCAAATTCGCGGTGCGTTAAGCCAGTGGT contains:
- the hybB gene encoding Ni/Fe-hydrogenase cytochrome b subunit codes for the protein MDTNKKSLSFMISELKRFFKFFFSELKPKGKVFTPFNIITGIIMLTGAVLLVIRFAFGLGTITNLSQEYPWGLWIGFDVITGVAFAGGAYVLTFIVYIMRDEKYHPIIRVTVLNGFLAYVFYAGALLLDLGRPWNVINPIIGNSFGVSSVLFLVAWHFLLYMLAEFIEFSPAAAEWLGWKKTRKVLAGLTLGAVIFGITLSTLHQSGLGALYLMAKAKIHPLWYTEFIPILFLVSSVFAGLSMVIFEGSISHKVFKHRISEEIHRSHNDIVIGLAKICAGAMFVYIFLKALVFVHGQHWTYLNSGWGLWYLVEMIVFVAIPCFIFIEGYQSKKINLIKFGAVLTLIGIILNRLNVSVIAFKWYEAVRYYPTWGEIVVTLAVISAEIWVFRWIVNRMPILSDMPDWAKRQDQIGELESVTQKSESLKWKASIT